The genome window ATCAAGGCCATCGACTCGATGATCCCGATCGGCCGCGGGCAGCGCGAGCTGATCATCGGCGACCGCCAGACCGGGAAGACCGCTATCGCGATCGACACGATCATCAACCAGAAGGGGCAGGACCTCATCTGCATCTACGTCGCCATCGGCCAGAAGCAGTCGACCGTGGCGCAGGTGGTCGCGCAGCTCGAGGAATCGGGCGCCATGGACCACACCATCGTGGTCTTCGCCGGCGCCAGCGATCCCGCCCCGCTGCAGTACCTGGCCCCGTACGCCGGCGTGACCATGGGCGAGGAGTTCATGGACGCGGGTCGTGACGCACTGTGCGTGTATGACGATCTGTCGAAGCACTCCTGGGCCTATCGCCAGGTCTCGTTGCTCATGCGGCGCCCTCCCGGTCGCGAGGCATTCCCGGGTGACATCTTCTACTCCCACTCGCGGCTGCTCGAGCGCGCCGCGCGACTGAACAAGAAGAACGGGGGCGGATCGCTGACCGCACTGCCGATTATCGAGACGCAGGCAGGCGACGTGTCTGCCTACATCCCGACGAACGTGATCAGCATCACCGACGGCCAGATCTTCCTGCAGGCAGACCTCTTCAACCAGGGCCAGCGCCCGGCCGTGAACGCCGGCATCAGCGTCTCCCGCGTGGGTGGCGCCGCCCAGATCAAGGCCATGCGCCAGGTCGCCGGCAAGCTGCGCATCGACCTTGCCCAGTACCGCGAGCTCGCCGCGTTCGCCCAGTTCAGCTCCGATCTCGACAAGGCCACCCGCGACCAGCTCACCCGGGGGGAGAAGACGACCGAGATCCTGAAGCAGCCACAGTACGAGCCGCTCGCCGTCGAGAAGCAGGTCGTGATCATCTGGGCGGCAACCAACGGCCTCCTCGACGACGTCCCCACCAACAAGATCGCCGAGTTCGAGGCGGGCCTCTACCGCCACCTGGAATCGGGCTACGAGACGGTCCTCCCGACCGTCGCGAAGGAGAAGCTGCTCTCGGACGAGACGGTGGCGACGCTGGAGAAGGCGGTCGAGGAGTTCAAGCGCCAGGGCGGATATGGCGAAACCGATGGCGGCGCCCCGGCGGCGACGGGCGACGCACCGCAAGCTGCGCCGAAGGCTGCCAGGGCCGCGCCAAAGGCCAAGGCCGCGCCAAAGGCCAAGGCACCGGCGAAGGCCAGGGCGACGAGGAAGCAGTCCTAGCCGATGCCAAGCCTGAAGGACATCCGCAGCCGGATCGGATCGGTCCGGAACATCGCCCAGATCACCCGGGCGATGGAGATGGTCGCTGCGTCTCGCATGAAGCGGGCGCAGGACTCCATCCTGGCCGCGCGTCCCTACGCCACCGAGCTGGAGGACACACTCCGGCGGGTCGCCGGCGCCCAGGGCCTGACCGAGGACGTGGATCCTCTCCTCGCGCGTCGGCCCGTACGGCGGGTGGCGATGATCGTGATCACGACCGACCGCGGCCTGGCAGGGTCGCTCAACGCGAATGCCACCCGCGCCGTCCTGCGTTGGGTCACGGAGCGCGCCTCAAGCGGCGGCAACCAGATCGAGATCGACGCGATCACCGTGGGCCGCAAGGGACGGGATGCCCTGCGGCGAGCAGGCGTACCGATCGCGGCGCACTTCACCCAGCTCGGCGATCGGCCATCGTTCGCCGATGTGACACCGATCGCGCGCCTCGTGACCGCGGACTTCCTGGCGGAGAGCTACGACGAGATCGACATCGCCTACAGCACCTTCGTGTCGACCCTCGCCCAGAAGCCGCAGATCGATCGGCTGCTGCCGGTCGAACGACCCGAGATGGGCGAGGAGCACGAGCGCACGAATGACGAGTACCTGTTCGAGCCGTCGCCGGAGGCGGTGCTGAGCCGCCTCCTGCCGCACTACGTCGCCATCGGCATCTATCGCGCCGTGCTCGAGAACAACGCATCGGAGCAGTCGGCACGCATGATCGCCATGCGGAACTCGACTGACAACGCGAACGAGCTGATCGACGACCTGACGCTGGTCTACAACAAGACGCGCCAGGCAACCATCACCCGCGAGATGATCGAGATCGCCTCCGGTGCGGAAGCGCTCGGCTAGGCAAGGAGAGAGACAGACCGATGGCGACCGGTAAGGTGATCCAGATCACGGGCCCCGTGATCGACGTCGAGTTCCCGCCCGGCGACCTGCCCGACATCTACAACGCGCTCGAGATCAAGCGCCCGACGAAGGCAGGCCAGAAGGGCGACGACGCCACGCTGGTGGTCGAGGTGCAGCAGCACCTCGGCAACAACTGGGTGCGAGCGGTCGCGATGTCGACGACCGACGGGCTGGCTCGCGGGCTCGACGCCGTCGACACGGGCGCTCCCATCACCGTGCCCGTCGGCGAATCCACCCTCGGACGCGTGTTCGACGTCCTGGGCCATCCGATTGACGGCAAGGGCCCCGTCAAGGCAGAGAAGTTCCTGCCGATCCACCGCGACCCGCCGCCGTTCGACCAGATGGAGACAGAGGCGCAGGTCTTCGAGACCGGCATCAAGGTCATCGACCTGATCGCCCCATTCCGGCGGGGCGGCAAGGTGGGCGTCTTCGGCGGAGCCGGCACCGGCAAGACGGTCATCATCCAGGAGTTGATCCGCAACATCGCCGCGGAGCACGGCGGGTACTCGGTGTTCGCCGGCGTCGGCGAGCGCTCGCGCGAGGGGAACGACCTGCTCGGCGAGATGACCGAATCGGGCGTGATCGACAAGACGGTCATGGTCTTCGGCCAGATGAACGAGCCGCCAGGCGCGCGACAGCGCGTTGGCCTGACGGCGCTCGCCATGGCCGAGTACTTCCGCGACGAGGAGGGGCGCGACATCCTCCTCTTCATCGACAACATCTTCCGGTTCACGCAGGCGGGCTCTGAGGTTTCGGCACTCCTGGGCCGCATGCCCTCGGCGGTGGGCTACCAGCCGACGCTGGCCACCGAGATGGGCGACCTCCAGGAGCGGATCACCTCGACCAAGAAGGGCTCGATCACGTCGCTGCAGGCAATCTTCGTGCCCGCCGACGACTACACCGATCCGGCGCCGGCAACCACCTTCGCGCACCTCGACTCCACGATTCGCCTCGAGCGCTCGATCGTGGAGCTGGGCATCTACCCCGCCGTCGACCCGCTGACCTCGACCTCGACCGTGCTCGATCGTCGCATCGTGGGGGACGAGCATTTCGAGGTCTCGCGGGAGGTGCAGCGGACGCTCCAGCGCTACAAGGACCTGCAGGACATCATCGCCATCCTCGGCATGGATGAGCTGTCGGAGGAGGACAAGGTCTCCGTCTCGCGGGCTCGTCGCCTGCAGCGCTTCATGAGCCAGCCGTTCTTCGTGGCCGAGCAGTTCACCGGGCGCTCAGGCGCCTATGTGGAGCTCAAGGAGACGGTGCGCGGCTTCCGCGAGATCCTGGAGGGCAAGTACGACCAGCTCCCCGAGCAGGCCTTCTTCATGGCCGGCAAGATCGAGGACGTGGTCGCGAATGCGGAGCAGATGGGCTGATGCCGCTCAAGCTGGAGATCGTCAGCCCCGAGCGGATGGTCTACGACGACGACGTCGACATGGTCATCGTGCCGGGCCGCAACGGTCAGCTCGGCATCCTGCCGCACCACACGCCGCTGATCAGCTCGCTCGGCGTTGGGGAGCTGCGGATCAAGAAGGGCGGGAGCGAGGAGTCGATGCTCATCAGCGGCGGGTTCGTTGAGGTGCGGCCGGACAAGGTCATCGTGATGGCCGACCTAGCGGAGCACTCTGACGAGATCGACGAGGCCAAGGCCATCGAGGCGCGCAAGCGCGCCGAGTCGGAGCTTGAGCAGTCCAAGGACCCGGTCGACATCGCCCGCGTACGTGCCGCTCTCCAGACCGCCTTGATGCGGGAGCGGATCGCCACCCGCCGGCGCTCGCGGGGCTGAGGCCCCGGATGCAGGCCTGCGACCACTGCGCTGCCCGGTTCGCTCAGCTGCCGGTGCGGATCGAGATCGTGCGCGAGTCAGGACCGATCGGGTTGCCCGGCGACCAGGCCGCGGCATCCGCCAACTTCAGCAAGGGGTACGCCTTCTGCTCCAGCGACCACGCATATGGCTGGGCGAGGGAGCGGCGCTACATGCTCTGCAACGCGGCCCCGACCCCGTTCGAGGCGGGCATGCAGCCCTTCCTGCCCTCGCGCCACATGGGCGGTCGCGTGGGCCTGTGCGACGGCCATCATCTCGGTCCGCACGAGTGGAAGGAGGCGTGGCCCGCCTAGCGCGGGTCATCGGCTGATGCAGAAGTTCATCGTGACCGGCGGCGTGCCGCTCCGCGGCGAGGTGCGGATCGCCGGCGCCAAGAACGCGGTCCTCAAGATGATGGCCGCTGCCGTCCTGACGGACGATCGCTGCGTCCTGCGCAACGTGCCGCGCATCAGCGACGTGCAGATCCTGCGCGGGGCCATGACCGACATCGGCTTCTCGGTCAGCCCGCTCGAGGGCGACGGCCTGGAGATCACCGCCGCCCATGCCGATTGGCTCTTCGTTCCGCTCGAGGCGGCGAGGAAGATGCGCTCGTCGTTCATCCTGCTCGGCCCGCTCCTCACCCGCTTCGGGCGCGTGATCATCAGCAACCCGGGTGGCGACCGGATCGGGAGGCGCCCCGTGGACCTCCATGTCGAGGCCATGCAGGCCCTGGGAGCCGAGATCGAATACAAGAACGGCTACTACTTCGCCCAGGCGCCGCGCGGGCTGCGAGCCGCGCGCATCGCGTTCCCGTACGTGACCGTGATGGGGACCGAGAACGCGATGCTGGCCGCCACCCTGGCCCGCGGCAGCACCGTCATCGAGAACGCCGCCCAGGAGCCGGAGGTCGACGACCTGGTGGCGATGCTGCAGGCCATGGGGGCGAAGATCGAACGGACTGCTCCACATCGGCTGGAGATCGAAGGGGTGGACCGGCTGCGCGGAGTCGAGCACCGCGTCCTCGGCGACCGGCTGGAGGCAGGCACCTTCGCCATGGCCGCGGCGGTGACCGGCGGCGAGATCACCGTGCGCGGCGTCGACCCGACACACCTCTCCGCCTTCACCGATCTGCTGACGGGCATGGGCATTTCGACCGAGACCTTCGAGGAGGATGGCGGCGGGCTGCGCGTGCGCGGAGGCGACGGGATTCAACCGGCCGATGTCGAGACTCAGCCGTACCCGGGCTTCCCGACGGATCTCCAGGCCCCGTTGTCCGTGCTCATGACGCAGGCCGATGGCGTCTCGACCATCCACGAGACGATCTACGAGGACCGGCTCGACTACACGACCGAGCTGGTCAAGATGGGGGCGGTGATCGAGGTGCTCGACGAGCGCCACGCGCGCATCGCCGGGCCGACCCCGCTGCACGGTCGCGAGGTGGAGATCGCCGACCTGCGAGCCGGCGCGACGCTCATCCTCGCCGCACTGGCGGCCGCCGAGACCAGCGTGATCTCGGGGGTCGAGCACGTCGACCGTGGCTACGAGGCGATCGAGTCCAAGCTCGTCGACCTCGGCGCCCAGATCACACGAATTGACGCGTAGGAGGCACCGTGTCGGGCACCCATCGGTTCACGGCGGAGCTGGAGGCAGGGCGTGGCGGCGGCGCCATGGTCCTCGTGCCGCCGGAGGTCGCGACCGCCCTTGGGGGTCTCAGGCAGATGCGCGTCGTCGGGATCGTCAACGGGGTGCCGTACCAGAGCAGCGTGATGCCTTACGGCGGGCGGGGGCTGTCTGTCGCCGAGGCGAAGCGGCCTGAGACCCGCGAACGGCGGCTGGCCGCCGCGATGGAGCGCCTCGGGTCACAATGAACGCCGCATGAAGATCGGGATCGACCTCGGAACGGCGAACATCCTCGTCTACGTGCAGGGCAAGGGGGTCGTCCTCAACGAGCCGAGCGTGGTCGCCATCAACGACGATGACAACCGGCTGGTGGCGGTCGGCGAAGAGGCGCGCGAGATGATCGGGCGCACCCCCGGCAACGTGCGTGCCATCCGCCCCATGCGTGACGGTGTCATCGCCGACTACCTGATCACCGAGGCGATGCTGCGCTACGTGATCAACAAGGTCTCCCGCGTCCGCCTCTTCAAGCCCGACGTCATGATCAGCGTCCCGTCCGGGGTCACCAGCGTTGAAAAGCGGGCTGTGCGCGACGCGGCCATGAAGGCCGGAGCGCGCGACGCCTACCTGATCGACGAGCCGCTGGCCGCCGCCATCGGCGCCGGCGTTCCGATCTCGGGGCCCTCGGGGAACATGATCGTGGACATCGGCGGCGGCACGACCGAGATCGCCGTGATCGCGCTGGGGGGCATCGTGGTGGCGGATTCTGTGCGGGTCGGCGGCACCAAGATCGACGAGGCGATCGCGAATTACATACGCCGTAAGTACAACCTCATGGTCGGCGAACGGACCGCCGAGGAGGTCAAGATCGGCATCGGCTCAGCCCTGGCGCTTGACGAGCCGATGCAGATGGAGGTCAAGGGGCGCGACATGATCGCCGGCCTGCCACGCACCATCCCGATCACCTCCGGCGAGGTGACCGAGGCGATCGAGGCGCCGCTGGCCCAGATCATCACCGCCGTGCGCAACGTGCTGGAGCAGACGCCGCCGGAGCTGTCGAGCGACATCATCGACAAGGGAATGGTGATGACCGGCGGCGGGTCGCTGCTGCGAAACATCGACGCCCTGCTCACCCAGGTGACGGGTATCCCATGTCACGTGGCCGATAACGCACTGAACTCGGTCGCGGTCGGGACGGGGCTCGCGCTCGAGCACTTCGACCAGTTCCGCAAGAGCCTGGTACGGGGCTCGTGACCGTCGCCGCGCCGGCCTCGATCGCGGCAGGAGCCGATGTCGAGGCCGGGCCCATCGCAGCGGCCAGCCGCCGTGCGCTGGCCTTCGCCGATTTCCACATCCACACGCGATACAGCAGGGATTCGCTCCTCACCGAGGATCGCCTTATCCGCCTCGCCATGGAGCGCGGCCTGACGCACATCGCCGTCACCAACCACAACAACGTCGAGGGCGCGATCGCCGTCAGGGATCGGGTGCTGGCGCAGGGGTTCGAGGACCGGCTGCACATCGTGCTCGGGGAGGAGGTCTCAACCGCCGACGGCGAGGTGGTGGGGATCTTTCTGACCAGCACGATCGCGCCGGGCTCGACGGCCGAGGAGACGGCCGACGAGATCCACGCGCAGGGTGGATTGGTGTCGATCCCACATCCCTACGACCCCTTCCGCCGGTCGCACATCCGGGAGGCTCCGCTGCTGCGGCTCGCCGACGCCGGAAAGATCGATGCGATCGAGGTCTTCAACAGCCGCGTCACCCTGGCCCGGCACAACGAGCAGGCTGCGGATCTCGCGGCTCGCTACGGGATCCCGGGGATCGCCTGCTCGGACGCCCATTCCGGGCTCGAGGTCGCGATGAGCTTCAACGCGCTGCCCGCCTTTGAGACCGCCGACGAGCTGCGAGTCGCGCTGCGCGAGAACGAATGGCACGGCACTCGCTCTACCAAGCTGATCCACGCCACGACGCGCTGGGCGGTCTGGTCGAAGGCCCTGCGCAAACGGCTTGGGCGTTGAGCGGCGAGGGCCACCAGGCTGGCCAACGCGAGCACGGCCACTCGCTGTACGAGCCGGGCGAATTCCTTGGCGCACCCCCCGAGGAGGCGATCCCCGAGCGCGAGGTAAGCCTGGCGCGGCGCTTCCTCAACCTGCGGACGATCGGCTCGATCGTCTTCGGCGTGGCGATGCTGGTCCTCCTCTTCAGGGTGGTCCTGAACATCGACCTCGGGGAGACCTGGAGCCAGATCTCCTCCGCGAACCCGCTCTTCCTGCTGCTGGCGACGCTGGCCTATTACGCGACATTCCCGCTGCGAGGGCTCCGCTGGCGCTTCGTCCTCGGTCGCGTGGGGACGCACATCGGGCGGCGGGATGCCACCGAGATCCTGTTTCTCAGCTGGTTCGTGAACTGCCTCGTGCCGGCGAAGCTGGGCGACCTGTACCGCGCATATCTGCTGAAGGGCAACTACGGCGGCTCCATCTCGCGCACGGTCGGCACGATCTTCATCGAGCGGATTGCCGATATCGTGGTCATCTTCACGCTCGCCCTGGCGGCGGGCTTCTGGAGCTTCCGAGGGCGTTCGCGGCCCGAGATCGATGCGCTCTTCCTGGCCGGCTTCGCAGTGGCGGCGATCCTGGTCGTGCTGGTGATCGGCCTGAACTACTTCGGGGGGCACCTGACGCGCTTCCTCCCGGAGCGCGTGGCCGACCTCTACCAGCGCTTCCACGAGGGGAGCACCGGTGCCCTCACCGTCCGCAGCGTGCCGGTGATCGGCGCCCTGACCACGGTGATCTGGCTCTTCGAAGGGCTGCGCCTGTTCTTCGTGATCCGCGCCCTGGAGCTCCCTGACGCGAACCTGGGGATCAGCGCGTCGCTCTTCGTGGCGCTCGCCGGATCACTCCTGACGGCCATCCCGCTCACCCCTGCCGGTGTCGGCTTCGTGGAGGCCGGGATCGTCGGCCTGCTGACGCTGTACGGCGTGGTCGGCGAGCCCGCGGTGGCGGTCGCGCTCACGGATCGGGCCATCAGCATCCTGACCGTGATCCTGCTCGGCGGCATCCTGTACGCCTTCTCCGCAAAGGTCCGCCGTGCGCACGCCGGCAGCTCCGGTGCGGAGGCCGCACGAGCCTGACGCCGGAACCGCATGCCGCATGCGGTCGGTACCTTTCTCCCATTGAGAGACTACCCCGCCACTGCGATTCTGCGGTTGCTCGCACGCACCACTTGGGCGATTCATGTCCGGGTGGGCGACGGCATAGGACGAAGGCGCATGACGCTCCAGACTCCGCGGTCGTTCAACAGCTGGCTGCGAGGCCAGCTGAAGGAAAAGAAGATGAGCCAGCGCCAGCTGGCCCTGCAGTCGGGGGTCGATCACTCGACCATCTCCCGGCTCATCAAGGGCGACCGGATGCCGTCGCTGGGCACTGCCACCAAGCTGGCCCGCGGCCTGCGCGAGATCCGGGAGGAGTCCGACGGCCCCGCCTATTTCGCAACGCAGGGCGCCCGGCAGCTGCAGCCCACGGCGAGGGTCGAGTATGCGCTGCGCGGGGACGATCTCCTCTCGGAGGCCGATGTTCGCGGCCTGATGCAGACCTACATCGCGCTCCGAGGACGGCGGCTGCGAGACGACACGAACGGTGCAGAGCCCGACCTCGCCAACGGCAACGGGAACGGCTACCGCACCTAGGTGTCCTCGGCTGGGACCTGGCGACAGAGGTGCTACCTCTCGCCTACGGAGAATCCCCCGGCGAAACGGGGGTGAGGGGACCTGGCACATGCGGAATTCGCGCCCAGAGAGAAGTAGCCGTGGTCGGGGCGGCTGCGCGGCGCGTTCTTCCCCGTCGTTGAGAAATAGCTGCCTGTGGGTCCGGTGCGAGCCCATCACGCCCACCGTCGTCAACGAAGCCATTCGGAGCCACATCTAGCTCCTGCCGGCTCCTCGCGTCGATGCTCGAGAGGTCCTAAAGGCCCGGGCCGGAAGGACCGCGAGCGTGTCCGCACCCCCATAGAGCAGCCAGCTGCGGCGCATGTTGACCGCGTCGAAGCCCTCGTCCACACCAGGGGTCTCCATCACCAGGGCCGTTCGCCCGGGCAGGCGCGGATCGCGCAGGAAGGCCGCCAGGCCGGCCGCTCCGATCCTCCCCGCCCCGATGTGCTCGTGGCGGTCCCCGCGTGACCCCAGCTGCGATCGCGAGTCGTTCAGGTGAACCAGCGCCAGCCGATCGAGCCCGATCAGCTGATCGAATCGATCGAGCACCGCGGTGGCACCGCTCGCCGTCGAGATGTCGTACCCGGCGCCCCACAGGTGCGCCGTGTCTAGGCAGAAAACCAACTGTCGGCCTTCGCCGGCCGTCACGGCGTCCAGGATGGCGGCCAGCTCCTCGAGCGTGTCCCCAAGGGTGTCGCCGCCGCCCGCGGAGTTCTCGAGCACGAGCCGTACCCCCGCGGGCGAGCCGGCCAGCACCTCGGAGACACTGGCGGCCAGGCGCGCGACGCCGCGCCCTCGCCCGTCGCCACGATGGGATCCGATATGCGTGTTCACGAGCGTCGCGCCATAGGCTGGAGCGCGCTGCATCTCGTACTTGAGGCCTTCGACCGACTGGCGCGCAAAGGGCTGGGCCGATCCGGCCAGGTTGATCAGGTAGCTGGCGTGAATGGCGACCGGAGCGATCCCCTCACGAGCGCAGAAGGCGACGAATGCGGCGGCATCGGCTGGTGGTTCGGGGCGGCGGCGCCACGCGGTCGGGTTGTCGCTGAAGATCTGGAGGGCGGTCGCCCCGATCTGTCGTGCCCGGCGCGCGGCCTTCAGCAGGCCGCCGGCGACCCCCAGGTGGATCCCGACGCGCGGTGCTTCGGCCGGCCACGTGAGACGGCGGCGCGGCTGGCGTCGTGCTAGGGTGCCGGCCATGGAGCCCGAACCCGGGGCGCCGCGACGCCTCGACCTGATGGCGATCGCGCTGCTCGTCTTCTTCGTCTCGGTGATGGCGATCGTCGCCGCGCTGCTGATCCTGCCCACGCTGACGGGCTGACGCCCGCCAAGCCCCTCAGCTGGCCCTCCCGGAGCGCTCGACCACCGGATCGATCATGCCGTAGGCGCCGTCGCCACGGCGGTAGACCACCCCGATGCGATCAGTCTCCGCGTTGAGGAAGACAAAGAAGGCATGGCCAAGCTCGTCCATGCGCAGGATGGCGTCCTCCTCGAACATCGGCGTCATGTCGTAGCGCTTGATCTCGACCACGCGGGGCACGCCGGATGCCTCTGCATCGGCTTCGCCAGCAGGCGTCTCCGAAGGGTTGGATCGGCCCTGCAGGCCCTCCTCCGCGCGATCACGGACACTCCGCGGGCGTTCGCGGGCGCGGACCACCTGTCGCTCGAGTCGATCGACCAGGCTGTCGAGTGCCGCGCTCATGCTCGGGCCGGCGCCGACGGAGCGGATGACCGTCCCGTTGTTGACGAGGCTCACCTCGGCCACGTGGGAGGTTTCCGCGGCACGCGAGGCGTGGACGAGCAGCTCCACGGTGGCATCGGCGTCCGGGTGCGTGATCCGCTCAAGGCGATGCAGCTTGCGGTCGATCTGGGCGCGCAACTCGTCCGTCAGCTCGAGGTTGCGCGAGTTCACGGTGGTCCTCATCTCGGGTCCTCCGTTCTGATGACCACTACGGTAGCACCAGCGCCACGAGGACTCCGGATCAGACCTCCCGGGCGACCGCGAAGCCGTAGACCGAGGACGCTCCCGCGTCGCGGAGGACCTGCGCGCAGGACTCCAGGGTCGCCGAGGTCGTGAGGATGTCGTCGACCAGGATGAGGTGCGGCGGAGTCCGATCCCCATCGCGCAGCGCGAACGCGCCCCGCAGGTTGTGCAGTCGAGCCGCCTTCCCCAGGCCGTGCTGGCGGGCGGTGGCCCTGCGGCGTTCGAGGATATCGAGCACGGGCAGCCCGGCCTCGGCGCCCAGCGCATCGGCGAGAAGAGCTGCCTGGTTGTAGCCACGCTGGCGCAGGCGCGCCTCGTGGACCGGCACCGGGACGAGCGGAAGCGGCCCGCAGACCCGCGTCAGGGCCTCCAGGGCGGGCGCTGCGGCCTGTGCCAGCGGAACAGCAATGCTGCCACTGCCACCGTACTTGAGCCGCTGCAGGGCCCGTCGCAGAGTTCCGCCATGCACGAATGCCGTTTTCGCCAGCTCGAGCGCGTCGCCAACCAGCGTCCCGGGATCCGATGCCACGAACCGGTCGTCGGGCGTGGACGCCGCGCGAAACCGCCTCACGCAGTCGTTGCACACGAGGTGGCCGAATCGGCCGCAGCCCGCGCACGCCGGCGGGAGGAGCAGGTCCAGCAGGCGCATTCGGACAGCCTGCCCGGTGGAGCTGTACCGGCCGCTTAGCTGCCGCTTACGTCGAACCGCAGTCCGGCGTGGCTGGACCGCGGTTGAGCGGAGCGGAAGATGACCGGGGAGCTACTCGATCAGGCCGTAGTCGAGCAGCTTCGGGAACATGTCCGCGCTGTAGCGGAAGTGGAAGCTGGAGTTGCCGTACAGCTCCAGGTCCCAGGTGATGAACTGCAGGGTCAGGTCGACGGTGTCGCCGCCGGACCCACCTGAGTTGCCACCCAT of Chloroflexota bacterium contains these proteins:
- a CDS encoding rod shape-determining protein gives rise to the protein MKIGIDLGTANILVYVQGKGVVLNEPSVVAINDDDNRLVAVGEEAREMIGRTPGNVRAIRPMRDGVIADYLITEAMLRYVINKVSRVRLFKPDVMISVPSGVTSVEKRAVRDAAMKAGARDAYLIDEPLAAAIGAGVPISGPSGNMIVDIGGGTTEIAVIALGGIVVADSVRVGGTKIDEAIANYIRRKYNLMVGERTAEEVKIGIGSALALDEPMQMEVKGRDMIAGLPRTIPITSGEVTEAIEAPLAQIITAVRNVLEQTPPELSSDIIDKGMVMTGGGSLLRNIDALLTQVTGIPCHVADNALNSVAVGTGLALEHFDQFRKSLVRGS
- the raiA gene encoding ribosome-associated translation inhibitor RaiA, coding for MRTTVNSRNLELTDELRAQIDRKLHRLERITHPDADATVELLVHASRAAETSHVAEVSLVNNGTVIRSVGAGPSMSAALDSLVDRLERQVVRARERPRSVRDRAEEGLQGRSNPSETPAGEADAEASGVPRVVEIKRYDMTPMFEEDAILRMDELGHAFFVFLNAETDRIGVVYRRGDGAYGMIDPVVERSGRAS
- the murA gene encoding UDP-N-acetylglucosamine 1-carboxyvinyltransferase, which gives rise to MQKFIVTGGVPLRGEVRIAGAKNAVLKMMAAAVLTDDRCVLRNVPRISDVQILRGAMTDIGFSVSPLEGDGLEITAAHADWLFVPLEAARKMRSSFILLGPLLTRFGRVIISNPGGDRIGRRPVDLHVEAMQALGAEIEYKNGYYFAQAPRGLRAARIAFPYVTVMGTENAMLAATLARGSTVIENAAQEPEVDDLVAMLQAMGAKIERTAPHRLEIEGVDRLRGVEHRVLGDRLEAGTFAMAAAVTGGEITVRGVDPTHLSAFTDLLTGMGISTETFEEDGGGLRVRGGDGIQPADVETQPYPGFPTDLQAPLSVLMTQADGVSTIHETIYEDRLDYTTELVKMGAVIEVLDERHARIAGPTPLHGREVEIADLRAGATLILAALAAAETSVISGVEHVDRGYEAIESKLVDLGAQITRIDA
- a CDS encoding deoxyribonuclease IV encodes the protein MAGTLARRQPRRRLTWPAEAPRVGIHLGVAGGLLKAARRARQIGATALQIFSDNPTAWRRRPEPPADAAAFVAFCAREGIAPVAIHASYLINLAGSAQPFARQSVEGLKYEMQRAPAYGATLVNTHIGSHRGDGRGRGVARLAASVSEVLAGSPAGVRLVLENSAGGGDTLGDTLEELAAILDAVTAGEGRQLVFCLDTAHLWGAGYDISTASGATAVLDRFDQLIGLDRLALVHLNDSRSQLGSRGDRHEHIGAGRIGAAGLAAFLRDPRLPGRTALVMETPGVDEGFDAVNMRRSWLLYGGADTLAVLPARAFRTSRASTRGAGRS
- the atpD gene encoding F0F1 ATP synthase subunit beta; amino-acid sequence: MATGKVIQITGPVIDVEFPPGDLPDIYNALEIKRPTKAGQKGDDATLVVEVQQHLGNNWVRAVAMSTTDGLARGLDAVDTGAPITVPVGESTLGRVFDVLGHPIDGKGPVKAEKFLPIHRDPPPFDQMETEAQVFETGIKVIDLIAPFRRGGKVGVFGGAGTGKTVIIQELIRNIAAEHGGYSVFAGVGERSREGNDLLGEMTESGVIDKTVMVFGQMNEPPGARQRVGLTALAMAEYFRDEEGRDILLFIDNIFRFTQAGSEVSALLGRMPSAVGYQPTLATEMGDLQERITSTKKGSITSLQAIFVPADDYTDPAPATTFAHLDSTIRLERSIVELGIYPAVDPLTSTSTVLDRRIVGDEHFEVSREVQRTLQRYKDLQDIIAILGMDELSEEDKVSVSRARRLQRFMSQPFFVAEQFTGRSGAYVELKETVRGFREILEGKYDQLPEQAFFMAGKIEDVVANAEQMG
- a CDS encoding PHP domain-containing protein, which produces MTVAAPASIAAGADVEAGPIAAASRRALAFADFHIHTRYSRDSLLTEDRLIRLAMERGLTHIAVTNHNNVEGAIAVRDRVLAQGFEDRLHIVLGEEVSTADGEVVGIFLTSTIAPGSTAEETADEIHAQGGLVSIPHPYDPFRRSHIREAPLLRLADAGKIDAIEVFNSRVTLARHNEQAADLAARYGIPGIACSDAHSGLEVAMSFNALPAFETADELRVALRENEWHGTRSTKLIHATTRWAVWSKALRKRLGR
- a CDS encoding lysylphosphatidylglycerol synthase transmembrane domain-containing protein, whose product is MSGEGHQAGQREHGHSLYEPGEFLGAPPEEAIPEREVSLARRFLNLRTIGSIVFGVAMLVLLFRVVLNIDLGETWSQISSANPLFLLLATLAYYATFPLRGLRWRFVLGRVGTHIGRRDATEILFLSWFVNCLVPAKLGDLYRAYLLKGNYGGSISRTVGTIFIERIADIVVIFTLALAAGFWSFRGRSRPEIDALFLAGFAVAAILVVLVIGLNYFGGHLTRFLPERVADLYQRFHEGSTGALTVRSVPVIGALTTVIWLFEGLRLFFVIRALELPDANLGISASLFVALAGSLLTAIPLTPAGVGFVEAGIVGLLTLYGVVGEPAVAVALTDRAISILTVILLGGILYAFSAKVRRAHAGSSGAEAARA
- a CDS encoding YdeI/OmpD-associated family protein; translation: MSGTHRFTAELEAGRGGGAMVLVPPEVATALGGLRQMRVVGIVNGVPYQSSVMPYGGRGLSVAEAKRPETRERRLAAAMERLGSQ
- the atpG gene encoding ATP synthase F1 subunit gamma, with protein sequence MPSLKDIRSRIGSVRNIAQITRAMEMVAASRMKRAQDSILAARPYATELEDTLRRVAGAQGLTEDVDPLLARRPVRRVAMIVITTDRGLAGSLNANATRAVLRWVTERASSGGNQIEIDAITVGRKGRDALRRAGVPIAAHFTQLGDRPSFADVTPIARLVTADFLAESYDEIDIAYSTFVSTLAQKPQIDRLLPVERPEMGEEHERTNDEYLFEPSPEAVLSRLLPHYVAIGIYRAVLENNASEQSARMIAMRNSTDNANELIDDLTLVYNKTRQATITREMIEIASGAEALG
- a CDS encoding helix-turn-helix transcriptional regulator codes for the protein MTLQTPRSFNSWLRGQLKEKKMSQRQLALQSGVDHSTISRLIKGDRMPSLGTATKLARGLREIREESDGPAYFATQGARQLQPTARVEYALRGDDLLSEADVRGLMQTYIALRGRRLRDDTNGAEPDLANGNGNGYRT
- a CDS encoding F0F1 ATP synthase subunit epsilon yields the protein MPLKLEIVSPERMVYDDDVDMVIVPGRNGQLGILPHHTPLISSLGVGELRIKKGGSEESMLISGGFVEVRPDKVIVMADLAEHSDEIDEAKAIEARKRAESELEQSKDPVDIARVRAALQTALMRERIATRRRSRG